Within the Nitrospira sp. genome, the region CAGGCGGAGATTCTCGCCGGGAAAGCGAGCCGATTCATAGGTAGTCCCGCCCTCGAACGCGGTCTTGAGCGCGGCATCGCTCAGTGGGACGTCGTGACTCTTGACGTTCGGTGACTGGATCGTGATGCGGCCGGTCGGGCTGAAGATTTGGAAGAATTTGTCGAGGACAGCCAATTCGGGAAAGTGCGACGACAAATCTTCAAACTGAATAAAGGGACCGAATCCATGTTGTTCGAGCGAACGGATTGCGGTGGTGGCTGCTTCCTGGAGCGATTGGTCGAGCTGTTCCCTCAAGTCTCGTGCGATGATCGCGTAGAGTGCGCTTGCGAACAGAAGCAGGATTAAGGCCAGCGCAGAGCCGTACCAGAGGGTCAGTTTAACGCGTAACGGCATCAGTCGGCCTTCAGGACGTACCCGCTGCCGCGCACCGTCTGTATGAGTTTTCGGGGACGTCCTTTGTCGACTTTGTTGCGTAGGTAGTTCACATACACGTCGATGACGTTGGTGAACGTGTCGAAGTCTAAGTTCCACACGTGCTCAGCAATCATCGGACGGGTCAGCACGCGGCCAGTATTGCGCATAAAGTATTCGAGGAGCGCGTACTCCTTGGCGGTGAGGTCGAGCCGCTGGCCTCCCCGAGTTACCTCCCGTGTGGCGGGGTTCAACATCAGGTCATCGACCTGGAGGATGCTGGCCCCTTCGGTGGCGCCCCGCCGAAGAAGCGCGCGCACGCGTGCGAGCAATTCGTCGATGGCGAAGGGCTTGGTCAGATAATCGTCCGCGCCGGCATCCAGCCCCTTGACCTTCTGATCCGTTTGGGAAAGGGCCGTCAGAATCAGCACCGGGGCCGTAATCTTGTCCGCGCGCAATCGTCGGATGACTTCCAACCCAGGTATCTCGGGAATCATCAGATCAACGATGATCAGGTCGTAGCTCGTCCCGCCGGCTAGCTCGAGACCTCTGGCTCCGTCCGCGCAGAGATCGACCGCATAATTCTCCTCTTCGAGGGCGCGCTTGATGAAAGATCCGACCTTGGCCTCATCTTCGACAACTAGGACACGCATGGCTTCGGATTATACCAAAGCCGCGCTCCAGAACGAGGGTGTTTGGATGAAAAGGTGATGAAGTCGCCGCTCATGCGTTGGGTCAGGTCGAAATGCAGGCACCGACGAGAATCAGCCGAGATCGAACCCGCTATCGAGGAAGCCCGACAGTCCCTCGCCGGTTGTACCGGCGGCCTGGTCCTCCTGCACGATGTGGTCGAACTCGGCCATGCCGTTGAGGCTGAGCGTGCTCATGAGGTAGCGAGCGTTGCGGACGGCAGTCCAAGGCCAAGCCAGACCGAGGGTACACAACAGTAGCAGGAAGTTCCCCACGCGGAGCCTCAAGAGCGGCCATCCCTCCATGGTGCAGGCAAACCGGGCGGGACCCAACAACGTGTGATTCCAGATGTAGCGCTGCCGCGCGGCTGAATACCAAAACCACGAGAGCCCCAACGTGAACGGCAAAAGTACCATCGAGCAGGCGAACGTGGTGGCGAGATCCCAGGCCTGCCCGTTCCACGAGAATCGCTGATTTCCGATATACGAATGGTCGACCAAATAGGCCTGTCGTTTCAGATCAAACACTGGATAGTAGGCGCCCAAGGTCACCGCCGTAAGGATCGCCCCCTTCAGAAACAGCTGTATGAACCCAGCCGCGTGACCTCGATACGAAAAACGGATCCCGCGCCACGAACTACGGCTGAATCGATAACGACGGGCGCCGGTAATCGCGACCGGCAGGAAGGTCAATACGAGAAGCGTCGATAGAATCTGCGTAAGCCAGAAAACCGGCAGTCTGCCGTCCACGAGGAGCGGCAGATTCGAGAGGATTACATATGGCAGGCCAAAGACGAGGGTCGCTTTGCTGGCCCCGTTGAGCAACTCACGGCCCGTGCCGTGATAGGCAAAGCGATCTCCCGCAAACTGCGTCTGGCTGTAACAGTACTTACGGATGCGGACCTTGGCCCAGAAGGAGTAGAGGGACAGCGTGACAATCGTCAAACAGACGTTCACGACGTGAATCCCGAAGAGGGAACCTCCTGTACCGAAAAAGCGAGGTTTCTGGATCCGAGCGGTTGTACACGCCGAGGCCGCCTGCCGTGAAGTTGACGTTGGTTCGCAGTAGCTGGCGTGGGTCGCCTCCTCGGCTCGCTCGGGAAGCGCCACCACATGGAATCGGGTACCGCACGTCGCACAGGTGCTCTTCACGCCCGGGCGCAGGACGGAGCGTGCGCGTACACGGAATTGCCCGTGGCACTGTGCACAGGTCAGACGAACCGGTTCATCGAGTACGGTGTTGGCCATGCGTGTCATCGCTTCAGTTGCTGGACTTCGTCTATGGACGTAATCACGGGCATGTCGCTTTGAAACGAGTAGGTGAGCGTCTCCTGCACGTTGAACGCGATCCTCCGCCCATCCGCTAGTCGTTCCTCGGTTGCCTCAATCATGCCGGTGGCCGTTCGTCCATCGGGAGCCAGTTGGAACTCGGTGTGGTGCCTGACCCGGTTCACGTCTTGCGCCATCAGGATGCGTGCAAGGGTCTCGCGTCGATAGTGCTCTCGATTACGATAGGTCCGCACATCGCGCCCATCCGAGCGCTCCACGATGAATCGGAACTGGGCGTTGGGGGCGACGTGACGCATCATGGCGTCCACGTCTCGATTGTTGGTGGCTTCATCCAGATCTGCCATAACGGCTTCGAGGCGTTGGAGCAACTCATAATCACCCGGGAACTGTACCCACAGCGGTCTGATCTCTTCTTCGCCCAATTGGTACTGTGCCTCGCGAACGCGCCAGTCGCTCCGGTTGCTGACGAGAGCGAGGGCGATACGGCCGGAGGTGCGCGAGCCACTCACCGCGAGATCCACGTAGGCGGCGCCCTCGCGTCCGCGGCTTTGCAGCTGTACCGTGGGAAACCATCCGAATGTCAGAGGGTGGCCGACTTCTTCGGCGACGACAGGATGCTGGGCGACGAATGCCTCAGCGATCTTGTACGGCGCCAGTTGCTTGACCCCATAGCTGGCCCCGTAGAGCGCCATGCAGAGCAGCAGGTAGGCCAACGCACACAGCACGACGATTGCGACCCGCGCTGACTGGGGCACGGGCTTGGGGAGAGTGTGCAGGTTCGAATCTGAGTTCGTGCTCGGATGGAAGGAAGACGCGGGTCGAGGGACGAACACAAGATTGACGCGGCATTGCGTACACGCTGTAACGGGTAAGTCGCCATCCGGGATGTCCGGCGGCGTCTCCTGAACGCCCCCACAGCT harbors:
- a CDS encoding DNA-binding response regulator, which encodes MRVLVVEDEAKVGSFIKRALEEENYAVDLCADGARGLELAGGTSYDLIIVDLMIPEIPGLEVIRRLRADKITAPVLILTALSQTDQKVKGLDAGADDYLTKPFAIDELLARVRALLRRGATEGASILQVDDLMLNPATREVTRGGQRLDLTAKEYALLEYFMRNTGRVLTRPMIAEHVWNLDFDTFTNVIDVYVNYLRNKVDKGRPRKLIQTVRGSGYVLKAD
- a CDS encoding membrane protein; translation: MTRMANTVLDEPVRLTCAQCHGQFRVRARSVLRPGVKSTCATCGTRFHVVALPERAEEATHASYCEPTSTSRQAASACTTARIQKPRFFGTGGSLFGIHVVNVCLTIVTLSLYSFWAKVRIRKYCYSQTQFAGDRFAYHGTGRELLNGASKATLVFGLPYVILSNLPLLVDGRLPVFWLTQILSTLLVLTFLPVAITGARRYRFSRSSWRGIRFSYRGHAAGFIQLFLKGAILTAVTLGAYYPVFDLKRQAYLVDHSYIGNQRFSWNGQAWDLATTFACSMVLLPFTLGLSWFWYSAARQRYIWNHTLLGPARFACTMEGWPLLRLRVGNFLLLLCTLGLAWPWTAVRNARYLMSTLSLNGMAEFDHIVQEDQAAGTTGEGLSGFLDSGFDLG